The DNA window ATAAAGCAGGCTCAGCAAACATGAAGCCAAGTCCTAGCAGAATCTGATTCGCGGTGTTGTATGCATTGTTTTGTTCAGCTTGAAGGTGTTCAGACACGTCAAAATTACCTGGGTGACACCAACACCAGAATTTGACTTTGTGGAAGAAACCAAAGCAAGATGACAACTTCATAAACTAGTAAAATACCTCTTTCGGGACCATAGCTACATCCTGCCTTGATTGTGTCTCGAACATCCTCTCTTTGGTGGCtttattatagaaaacaaagtttttCGTGATGTTTTCGATGCAGTTGAGCACCAAATGTGTCTCTGAAAGGCACGGTCCACTGCAGTAGGGATCAACATATTCAGGAAGCACATTAAGGTTACCAGTCTAGGTCAATCTATAGGCTTCTTGACAGCTGCTGTATATCCGGGACTTGGCAAAAATCAATGCCAAAGCAATTTGTAAGAAGCATGAAAGAATATTTTGACTACAGATTAAACGTTTCACATGATAACTCTTTTCGTGCTAAAGAGAAAATGAACAAAGTCCAAGGCCTAAGAACGGCCACACCAGAGACAGCTCCCAGAAACGCAAGTACTTAACCCAGCAGTGGAGGGAAGTGAAGGAAATTATAAACCTAATAGGCAACATTAATATGCAAGTCAGAAACAAGCACATGAAAGGATCACTGGGTGAAGCAGCGATGATTAATCGAACATATTTCAACGTACTCGACCGCATGTATCCTACCATGGGTGGATAAAATCAAGATCCCACTTACATATTTATTGTTGAAACATAGCAAAGCTTTTGCAACAACTTCAGCCGGATCACCATCTACAATGCCTGTGCCTGTTTGAGGCATACCGCCAGCAATTCCTGTGCCTGTTTGAGACCCATCTTCATCTGCCTTCCCTGTGAAGGATCAGAAAATTATCGTTAATGCTCCTAAATTAAAATCACTAATTTTTTAGGACCATCTGTTCGTTATCTGTCAAATACCTAGGTTGCAGCAGAATATAGACACCCCAACAAGAAATGCAGATAAAATATCAAGGCTTTTTCCATGTTTTTGCATGTCTAACAAGGGTTTCATTGATCTAGCAGCATCCCCTCTAACACACAG is part of the Populus alba chromosome 10, ASM523922v2, whole genome shotgun sequence genome and encodes:
- the LOC118046567 gene encoding uncharacterized protein isoform X1, which produces MVQDGLVSDVFSYNMPIDCFCKANVMNEAGKAFKVMQSEMVEWGISLNAVTHNLLIRYLCVRGDAARSMKPLLDMQKHGKSLDILSAFLVGVSIFCCNLGKADEDGSQTGTGIAGGMPQTGTGIVDGDPAEVVAKALLCFNNKYWTVPFRDTFGAQLHRKHHEKLCFL
- the LOC118046567 gene encoding uncharacterized protein isoform X2: MVQDGLVSDVFSYNMPIDCFCKANVMNEAGKAFKVMQSEMVEWGISLNAVTHNLLIRYLCVRGDAARSMKPLLDMQKHGKSLDILSAFLVGVSIFCCNLGKADEDGSQTGTGIAGGMPQTGTGIVDGDPAEVVAKALLCFNNKYVYNFLHFPPLLG